The Xanthomonas indica genome has a segment encoding these proteins:
- the trpD gene encoding anthranilate phosphoribosyltransferase, with protein sequence MTITPQQALQRTIEHREIFHDEMVGLMRQIMRGEVSPMMTAAILTGLRVKKETVGEIAGAAVVMREFSRTVPVADRTHMVDIVGTGGDGSHTFNISTCAMFVAAAAGAKVAKHGNRSVSSKSGSADALEALGAAIELQPEQVAQALAATGIGFMFAPVHHPAMKVVAPVRREMGVRTIFNILGPLTNPAGAPNILMGVFHPDLVGIQARVLQELGAERALVVWGRDDMDELSLGAGTLVGELRDGQVREYEVHPEDFGIAMSASRNLKVADAAESMAMLRAVLDNVPGPALDIVAFNAGAALYVAGLADDIGAGIALARAAIADGRARAKLEAYVACTRGLAGLD encoded by the coding sequence ATGACCATCACCCCCCAGCAAGCCCTGCAGCGCACCATCGAGCACCGCGAGATCTTCCACGACGAGATGGTCGGGCTGATGCGGCAGATCATGCGCGGGGAGGTGTCGCCGATGATGACCGCGGCCATCCTCACCGGCTTGCGGGTCAAGAAGGAGACGGTCGGCGAGATCGCCGGCGCGGCGGTGGTGATGCGCGAGTTCTCGCGCACCGTGCCGGTCGCCGACCGTACCCACATGGTCGACATCGTCGGCACCGGCGGCGACGGCTCGCATACCTTCAACATCTCCACCTGCGCGATGTTCGTGGCCGCGGCCGCCGGCGCCAAGGTGGCCAAGCACGGCAACCGCAGCGTCTCCTCCAAGTCCGGCAGCGCCGACGCGCTGGAGGCGCTGGGCGCGGCGATCGAGCTGCAGCCCGAACAGGTGGCGCAGGCGCTGGCGGCCACCGGCATCGGCTTCATGTTCGCGCCCGTGCACCATCCGGCGATGAAGGTGGTGGCGCCGGTGCGGCGCGAGATGGGCGTGCGCACCATCTTCAACATCCTCGGCCCGCTGACCAACCCGGCCGGCGCGCCGAACATCCTGATGGGCGTGTTCCACCCCGACCTGGTCGGCATCCAGGCGCGCGTGCTGCAGGAACTGGGCGCCGAGCGCGCGCTGGTGGTGTGGGGCCGCGACGACATGGACGAGCTCTCGCTCGGCGCCGGCACCCTGGTCGGCGAGCTGCGCGACGGCCAGGTCCGCGAGTACGAGGTGCATCCGGAGGATTTCGGCATCGCCATGTCGGCCAGCCGCAACCTCAAGGTCGCCGACGCCGCCGAATCGATGGCGATGCTGCGCGCCGTGCTCGACAACGTGCCGGGCCCGGCCCTGGACATCGTCGCCTTCAATGCCGGCGCGGCGCTGTACGTGGCCGGCCTGGCCGACGACATCGGCGCCGGCATCGCCCTGGCGCGCGCAGCCATCGCCGATGGGCGTGCGCGGGCCAAGCTGGAGGCGTACGTGGCCTGCACGCGCGGCCTCGCCGGGCTGGACTGA
- the trpC gene encoding indole-3-glycerol phosphate synthase TrpC, producing the protein MSSDILRTILARKADEIAARRARVPLAELVARAEAMPPTRGFARALQAAIANGDPAVIAEVKKASPSKGVIRPDFHPADIAVSYEFGGAACLSVLTDEDFFQGHDRYLQQARDACTLPVLRKDFTIDPYQVYEARTLGADCILLIVAALDDLQLAELSSLALQLGMDVLVEVHDIDELERALQVPAPLIGINNRNLRTFEVSLQTTLSMQDAVPRDRLLVTESGILGPDDVALMRGAGVHAFLVGEAFMRAEEPGEALRQLFFAA; encoded by the coding sequence ATGAGCAGCGACATTCTCCGCACCATCCTCGCGCGCAAGGCCGACGAGATCGCCGCGCGCCGCGCGCGCGTGCCGCTGGCCGAGCTGGTCGCCCGCGCCGAGGCCATGCCGCCCACCCGCGGGTTCGCCCGCGCGCTGCAGGCCGCCATCGCCAACGGCGACCCGGCGGTGATCGCCGAGGTCAAGAAGGCCAGCCCATCCAAGGGCGTGATCCGGCCGGACTTCCATCCGGCCGACATCGCGGTCAGCTACGAATTCGGCGGCGCCGCCTGCCTGTCGGTGCTGACCGACGAGGACTTCTTCCAGGGCCACGACCGCTATCTGCAGCAGGCGCGCGACGCCTGCACGCTGCCGGTGCTGCGCAAGGACTTCACCATCGATCCGTACCAGGTGTACGAGGCGCGCACGCTCGGCGCCGACTGCATCCTGCTGATCGTGGCGGCGCTGGACGACCTGCAACTGGCCGAGCTGTCGTCGCTGGCGCTGCAACTGGGCATGGACGTGCTGGTGGAAGTGCACGACATCGACGAACTGGAGCGCGCGCTGCAGGTGCCGGCGCCGCTGATCGGCATCAACAACCGCAACCTGCGCACCTTCGAGGTGTCGCTGCAGACCACCTTGTCGATGCAGGACGCAGTGCCGCGCGACCGCCTGCTGGTCACCGAAAGCGGCATCCTCGGCCCGGACGACGTGGCGCTGATGCGCGGCGCCGGCGTGCACGCGTTCCTGGTCGGCGAGGCATTCATGCGCGCCGAGGAGCCGGGCGAGGCGCTGCGGCAGCTGTTCTTCGCGGCATGA
- a CDS encoding haloacid dehalogenase-like hydrolase, with protein sequence MSGQAPSPYPLPRADAPLVVFDFDHTLYDGDSGSHLFAWLIKRNPLRLAAAVLATPLLGPLVAMLPTRRTGISGYVWIASFGLRRAREFNRIIDQYVLQHQAQIRQRLLPQALEVFARHRAAGDRVVVATGAPPELARAILGFVAHQDVPVVGSLIGPRLGAVTATRHCHNEEKMRMLRELGYGEIAMAYSDSTADLPLLQAAATPVVVNPKHSAVAVFRRLLPSGTPILNWGCRDRGGEGAGR encoded by the coding sequence ATGAGCGGGCAGGCGCCGAGTCCGTACCCGTTGCCGCGCGCCGATGCGCCGCTGGTGGTGTTCGATTTCGACCACACCCTGTACGACGGCGACTCCGGCAGCCACCTGTTCGCCTGGCTGATCAAGCGCAATCCGCTGCGCCTGGCCGCCGCGGTGCTGGCCACGCCGTTGCTGGGACCGCTGGTGGCGATGCTGCCGACCCGGCGCACCGGCATCTCCGGCTACGTCTGGATCGCCAGTTTCGGCCTGCGCCGCGCCCGCGAGTTCAATCGCATCATCGACCAGTACGTGCTGCAGCATCAGGCGCAGATCCGCCAGCGGCTACTGCCGCAGGCGCTGGAGGTGTTCGCCCGGCACCGCGCCGCCGGCGATCGGGTGGTGGTCGCCACCGGCGCGCCGCCGGAACTCGCCCGCGCCATCCTCGGCTTCGTCGCGCACCAGGACGTGCCGGTGGTCGGCAGCCTGATCGGCCCGCGCCTGGGCGCGGTCACCGCCACGCGCCACTGCCACAACGAGGAAAAGATGCGCATGCTGCGCGAGCTGGGCTACGGCGAGATCGCCATGGCCTATTCCGACAGCACCGCCGATCTGCCGCTGCTGCAGGCCGCGGCCACGCCGGTGGTGGTCAATCCCAAGCACAGTGCGGTGGCGGTGTTCCGCCGGCTGCTGCCGTCCGGCACGCCGATCCTCAACTGGGGTTGCCGCGACCGCGGTGGCGAGGGCGCCGGCCGCTGA
- a CDS encoding glycoside hydrolase family 5 protein yields the protein MRAIPLLLALLCLALPAPRAQADDAFARLGRGVNILGYDPLWNDPAKARFRPPLYRTIRDGGFRTVRVNLQAFAHMDAANRLDPTWLKTLDTVVDQATAAGLNVILDEHDFHPCAADAAVCRTKLLAFWSQVAPRYRHAPASVLFEILNEPNGQMTSAAWNDLLRDALQVIRRDNPTRTVVVGPASSNSFTALDSLRLPDDDAHLLVTVHYYNPFRFTHQGAPWAPADIRDHTGVAWGSAADRTKLYGEFDRIAAWATAHHRQVLLGEFGAYEQAPPADRLAWTVAVVNAAEKRHFAWAYWEFEGSFGAYDIDRGQWVAPLHHALVGSDSAYARSGG from the coding sequence ATGCGTGCCATCCCGTTGCTCCTGGCCCTGTTGTGTCTGGCGCTGCCGGCGCCGCGCGCGCAGGCCGACGACGCCTTCGCCCGGCTCGGGCGCGGGGTCAACATCCTCGGCTACGACCCGCTGTGGAACGACCCGGCGAAGGCGCGCTTCCGTCCGCCGCTGTACCGCACGATCCGCGACGGCGGCTTCCGCACGGTCCGGGTCAACCTGCAGGCCTTCGCGCACATGGACGCCGCCAACCGGCTCGACCCGACCTGGCTGAAGACACTGGACACGGTGGTCGACCAGGCCACCGCCGCGGGCCTGAACGTGATCCTGGACGAACACGACTTCCACCCCTGCGCCGCCGATGCGGCGGTGTGCCGGACCAAGCTGCTGGCGTTCTGGAGCCAGGTCGCCCCGCGCTACCGCCACGCACCGGCGTCGGTGCTGTTCGAGATCCTCAACGAGCCCAACGGCCAGATGACCAGCGCGGCGTGGAACGACCTGCTGCGCGATGCGCTGCAGGTCATCCGCCGCGACAACCCGACCCGCACGGTGGTGGTGGGCCCGGCCAGCAGCAATTCCTTCACCGCGCTCGACAGCCTGCGCCTGCCCGACGACGATGCGCACCTGCTGGTCACCGTGCACTACTACAACCCGTTCCGCTTCACCCACCAGGGTGCGCCGTGGGCGCCTGCGGACATCCGCGACCACACCGGCGTGGCCTGGGGCAGCGCGGCCGACCGGACCAAGCTGTACGGCGAGTTCGACCGCATCGCGGCCTGGGCCACGGCGCACCATCGGCAGGTACTGCTGGGCGAGTTCGGCGCCTACGAGCAGGCGCCGCCGGCCGATCGCCTGGCCTGGACGGTGGCGGTGGTCAACGCTGCGGAGAAGCGCCATTTCGCCTGGGCCTACTGGGAGTTCGAAGGCAGCTTCGGCGCCTACGACATCGACCGTGGCCAGTGGGTCGCGCCGCTGCACCATGCCTTGGTGGGCAGCGACAGCGCTTACGCCAGGTCCGGCGGCTGA
- a CDS encoding sulfite exporter TauE/SafE family protein produces MLLSETFYWFVLVGLAAQLVDGALGMAFGLVSSSVLLSLGLPPAVVSASVHSAEVFTTGASGLSHLALGNVDKRLFLRLALPGMVGGIAGAYVLTQLPGELIRPFVYLYLLALAVLILLRAAGRALPRREVQRVPLLGFVAGLLDASGGGGWGPVATSTLLARGGQARTTIGTVNAAEFLVTLSISLTFLLTMGLQHLDIVLGLLVGGMLAAPLAALLVKRVRERWVLVAVGLLVLGISLYQVGGALYRWLG; encoded by the coding sequence ATGCTGCTGAGCGAGACCTTCTACTGGTTCGTGCTGGTCGGCCTGGCCGCGCAACTGGTGGACGGCGCGCTGGGCATGGCCTTCGGCCTAGTCTCCTCCTCGGTGCTGCTGAGCCTGGGCCTGCCGCCGGCGGTGGTCAGCGCCAGCGTGCACAGCGCCGAGGTCTTCACCACTGGCGCCTCCGGGCTGTCGCATCTGGCCCTGGGCAACGTCGACAAGCGCCTGTTCCTGCGCCTGGCCCTGCCGGGCATGGTCGGCGGCATCGCCGGCGCCTATGTGCTGACGCAGCTGCCGGGCGAGTTGATCCGCCCCTTCGTCTATCTGTACCTGCTCGCCCTGGCGGTGCTGATCCTGCTGCGCGCGGCCGGCCGTGCGCTGCCGCGCCGCGAGGTGCAGCGGGTGCCGCTGCTGGGCTTCGTCGCCGGCCTGCTGGACGCCAGCGGCGGCGGCGGCTGGGGACCGGTGGCGACATCGACCCTGCTCGCCCGCGGCGGCCAGGCCCGCACCACCATCGGCACGGTCAACGCCGCCGAGTTCCTGGTGACGCTATCGATCTCGCTGACCTTCCTGCTGACGATGGGCCTGCAGCACCTGGACATCGTGCTCGGCCTGCTGGTCGGCGGCATGCTCGCCGCGCCGCTGGCGGCGCTGTTGGTCAAGCGCGTGCGCGAGCGCTGGGTGCTGGTGGCGGTCGGCCTGCTGGTGCTGGGCATCAGCCTGTATCAGGTGGGCGGGGCGCTGTATCGCTGGCTGGGCTGA
- the crp gene encoding cAMP-activated global transcriptional regulator CRP: MSPGNTSTAAPVRIAPSPLTLDTATIDRFLAHSHRRRYPARTDVFRPGDPAGTLYYVVSGSVSIIAEEDDDRELVLGYFGSGEFVGEMGLFIESDQREVILRTRTPCELAEISYERLHQLFLGSLSSDAPRVLYAIGVQLSKRLLDTSRKASRLAFLDVTDRIVRTLHDLAQEPEAMSHPQGMQLRVSRQELARLVGCSREMAGRVLKKLQVDGILHARGKTVVLYGAR, from the coding sequence ATGAGCCCCGGAAACACATCGACTGCAGCACCTGTGCGCATCGCTCCAAGTCCTCTGACGTTGGACACCGCCACCATCGACCGCTTCCTGGCCCACAGCCACCGTCGCCGCTATCCGGCGCGGACGGACGTGTTCAGGCCAGGCGATCCGGCCGGCACCCTCTACTACGTCGTCAGCGGCTCGGTCAGCATCATCGCCGAGGAAGATGACGACCGCGAGTTGGTGCTGGGCTACTTCGGCAGCGGCGAGTTCGTCGGCGAGATGGGCCTGTTCATCGAATCCGACCAGCGCGAGGTGATCCTGCGCACCCGAACGCCCTGCGAACTGGCCGAGATCAGCTACGAGCGCCTGCACCAGCTGTTCCTGGGCTCGCTGTCGTCCGATGCGCCGCGGGTGCTGTACGCGATCGGCGTGCAGCTGTCCAAGCGCCTGCTGGACACCTCGCGCAAGGCCAGCCGCCTGGCGTTCCTGGACGTGACCGACCGCATCGTGCGCACCCTGCACGACCTGGCCCAGGAGCCGGAGGCGATGAGCCACCCACAGGGCATGCAGTTGCGCGTGTCGCGGCAGGAGCTGGCGCGGCTGGTCGGCTGCTCGCGCGAGATGGCCGGCCGGGTGCTGAAGAAGCTGCAGGTCGACGGCATCCTGCATGCCCGCGGCAAGACCGTGGTGCTGTACGGCGCGCGCTGA